The DNA sequence GGGCCCGCACCTGCACTTCGAGGTGCGGGTCACGCCGGAGATGGGGTCGGCGGTGAACCCGGTGCCGTGGCTGGCCCGGCGCGGGGTGCCCCTCTGAGCGGCCGGGCCCTGTCGTGCACGGCGGCGCGCGGCAGACGGGAGTGCGAGGGCGGGGCCTAGCGCCGCTCGTCCAGCAGCCGCTCGATCACCACGGCCACCCCGTCGTCGTTGTTGGCTACCGTGCGGCCCGAGGCGGCGGCGACCACGTCCGGGTGGGCGTTGCCCATCGCGTAGGAGCGGCCGGCCCAGGTCAGCATCTCGACGTCGTTCGGCATGTCACCGAACGCGACGACCTCCTCGTGCGAGATGCCGCGCTCGGCGCAGCACAGGGCCAGGGTGCTGGCCTTGGAGACACTGGGTCCGCTGATCTCCAGCAGGGCGCTGGGGCTGGAACGGGTGACGTTGGCGCGGTCGCCGATGGCGAGCCGGGCCAGGGTGAGGAAGGCGTCGGGGTCGAGCTCGGGGTGGTAGGCGAGGATCTTGAGCACCGGTTCGCCGGCGGTGTGGGAGTCCGGGGCCAGCAGGTCCTCGGCGGGCGCGAGCGAGTCCGGGACCTCCACGTGCAGCTTGGGGTAGGCGGGCTCCTGGTTGAAGCCGAAGGTCTGCTCGACGGCGTACACCGTGCCCGGTGCGGCCTCGCGCAGCAGCCGTACGGCGTCGAGCGCGTTCTCCCGGGCCAGCTCGCGGACCTTGACGAAGCGGTGCGCGCCGGGGCCGCCGTGCAGGTCGACCACGGCGGCGCCGTTGCCGCAGATGGCGAGGCCG is a window from the Streptomyces capillispiralis genome containing:
- a CDS encoding HAD-IIB family hydrolase, whose protein sequence is MRDNGRVTSATRQPETPAATTPPRLIATDLDGTLLRDDKSVSPRTIAALAAAEEAGIEVFFVTGRPARWMDVVSDHVHGHGLAICGNGAAVVDLHGGPGAHRFVKVRELARENALDAVRLLREAAPGTVYAVEQTFGFNQEPAYPKLHVEVPDSLAPAEDLLAPDSHTAGEPVLKILAYHPELDPDAFLTLARLAIGDRANVTRSSPSALLEISGPSVSKASTLALCCAERGISHEEVVAFGDMPNDVEMLTWAGRSYAMGNAHPDVVAAASGRTVANNDDGVAVVIERLLDERR